Proteins encoded within one genomic window of Bombus vancouverensis nearcticus chromosome 4, iyBomVanc1_principal, whole genome shotgun sequence:
- the LOC117161014 gene encoding angio-associated migratory cell protein isoform X2: MANQVDDEDMIYIGDVEEVIDAYDTGDIEEEDAMEEDPSEDAICIFRSHQIGSVFCGSLNKNGKLATTGGEEDKAYIWDTSSKEIVLDCTGHKDSIIFSAFNHDESYLATGDMSGMIQVWKLADKTKVWDYNMGDATWMMWHTVANILLAGSVDGEIYMWKIPNGDCKVFQGYGCRAETGSIFPDGKRIAVGYEDGVIRILDLKTSSVLSSISSALGHSSTITTIDCHWDNNLILSAAVDGKTIISTSNTGKIVSILQNLNNGEHNTVTNNDQNAVSSEGNRDSNWVETAAFCKDPAFQVAATGTVNGEIFIWDISKQMLRQKILQESGISKLLWKGNTTLLFSAGLDGLLRCFDGKDGQRLRSFIGHKADILDLYISENGEKALTTSDDSTARIFDISSLS; the protein is encoded by the exons ATGGCTAATCAAGTAGATGACGAAGATATGATATACATAGgagatgtagaagaagtgataGATGCATATGATACAGGAGACATTGAAGAAGAGGATGCCATGGAGGAGGACCCTTCGGAAGATGCAATTTGTATTTTTCGTAGTCACCAAATAG GTTCTGTCTTTTGTGGTTCTTTGAATAAAAATGGGAAACTAGCTACTACAGGTGGAGAAGAAGATAAGGCTTACATTTGGGATACATCGTCAAAAGAAATCGTTTTGGACTGTACAGGTCACAAAGATAGTATTATCTTTTCAGCATTTAATCACGATGAATCATATTTGGCCACTGGAGATATGAGTGGAATGATACAAGTTTGGAAATTAGCCGATAAAACTAAAGTTTGGGATTACAATATGGGAGATGCCACT TGGATGATGTGGCACACAGttgcaaatattttattagcAGGATCTGTTGATGGGGAAATATATATGTGGAAAATACCTAATGGAGATTGTAAAGTTTTCCAGGGATATGGTTGTCGGGCAGAAACTGGTTCAATATTTCCAGATG gCAAGCGCATAGCAGTAGGTTATGAAGATGGAGTTATTAGAATATTAGATCTAAAAACAAGTTCGGTGTTGTCATCTATATCTTCTGCATTAGGTCATTCTTCTACTATAACCACCATTGATTGTCATTGGGATAACAATTTAATACTTTCTGCAGCTGTAGATGGTAAAACTATAATCAGCACGTCAAATACAGGGAAG ATAGTTTCCATCCTGCAAAATCTTAATAATGGTGAGCACAATACTGTTACGAATAACGATCAAAATGCTGTAAGTAGTGAAGGAAACAGGGATAGCAATTGGGTAGAAACAGCAGCTTTTTGTAAAGATCCTGCATTTCAAGTTGCTGCAACTGGTACAGTTAATGGAGAAATCTTCATCTGGGATATCTCAAAACAG ATGCTTAGACAAAAGATACTGCAAGAAAGTGGTATATCTAAACTTCTATGGAAGGGAAATACAACTCTATTATTTTCGGCGGGACTAGATGGTCTTCTGAGGTGTTTTGACGGAAAAGATGGTCAACGTTTACGTTCTTTCATTGGACACAAGGCAGATATTCTTGACTTATATATATCCGA AAATGGAGAAAAAGCACTGACTACATCTGATGATTCTACAGCTAGAATCTTTGATATTTCATCTTTATcttaa
- the LOC117161014 gene encoding angio-associated migratory cell protein isoform X1 gives MHTDTPPSPPDMANQVDDEDMIYIGDVEEVIDAYDTGDIEEEDAMEEDPSEDAICIFRSHQIGSVFCGSLNKNGKLATTGGEEDKAYIWDTSSKEIVLDCTGHKDSIIFSAFNHDESYLATGDMSGMIQVWKLADKTKVWDYNMGDATWMMWHTVANILLAGSVDGEIYMWKIPNGDCKVFQGYGCRAETGSIFPDGKRIAVGYEDGVIRILDLKTSSVLSSISSALGHSSTITTIDCHWDNNLILSAAVDGKTIISTSNTGKIVSILQNLNNGEHNTVTNNDQNAVSSEGNRDSNWVETAAFCKDPAFQVAATGTVNGEIFIWDISKQMLRQKILQESGISKLLWKGNTTLLFSAGLDGLLRCFDGKDGQRLRSFIGHKADILDLYISENGEKALTTSDDSTARIFDISSLS, from the exons ATGCATACAGATACTCCTCCCTCTCCTCCAGACATGGCTAATCAAGTAGATGACGAAGATATGATATACATAGgagatgtagaagaagtgataGATGCATATGATACAGGAGACATTGAAGAAGAGGATGCCATGGAGGAGGACCCTTCGGAAGATGCAATTTGTATTTTTCGTAGTCACCAAATAG GTTCTGTCTTTTGTGGTTCTTTGAATAAAAATGGGAAACTAGCTACTACAGGTGGAGAAGAAGATAAGGCTTACATTTGGGATACATCGTCAAAAGAAATCGTTTTGGACTGTACAGGTCACAAAGATAGTATTATCTTTTCAGCATTTAATCACGATGAATCATATTTGGCCACTGGAGATATGAGTGGAATGATACAAGTTTGGAAATTAGCCGATAAAACTAAAGTTTGGGATTACAATATGGGAGATGCCACT TGGATGATGTGGCACACAGttgcaaatattttattagcAGGATCTGTTGATGGGGAAATATATATGTGGAAAATACCTAATGGAGATTGTAAAGTTTTCCAGGGATATGGTTGTCGGGCAGAAACTGGTTCAATATTTCCAGATG gCAAGCGCATAGCAGTAGGTTATGAAGATGGAGTTATTAGAATATTAGATCTAAAAACAAGTTCGGTGTTGTCATCTATATCTTCTGCATTAGGTCATTCTTCTACTATAACCACCATTGATTGTCATTGGGATAACAATTTAATACTTTCTGCAGCTGTAGATGGTAAAACTATAATCAGCACGTCAAATACAGGGAAG ATAGTTTCCATCCTGCAAAATCTTAATAATGGTGAGCACAATACTGTTACGAATAACGATCAAAATGCTGTAAGTAGTGAAGGAAACAGGGATAGCAATTGGGTAGAAACAGCAGCTTTTTGTAAAGATCCTGCATTTCAAGTTGCTGCAACTGGTACAGTTAATGGAGAAATCTTCATCTGGGATATCTCAAAACAG ATGCTTAGACAAAAGATACTGCAAGAAAGTGGTATATCTAAACTTCTATGGAAGGGAAATACAACTCTATTATTTTCGGCGGGACTAGATGGTCTTCTGAGGTGTTTTGACGGAAAAGATGGTCAACGTTTACGTTCTTTCATTGGACACAAGGCAGATATTCTTGACTTATATATATCCGA AAATGGAGAAAAAGCACTGACTACATCTGATGATTCTACAGCTAGAATCTTTGATATTTCATCTTTATcttaa
- the LOC117161016 gene encoding putative glutathione-specific gamma-glutamylcyclotransferase 2: MEARNNNENFLWVFGYGSLCWHPGFKYKRSAVGHIKGFNRRFWQGNTTHRGTIEKPGRVATLVEEKEGIVYGRAFQVQDTAAFPYLENRECTLGGYMTTIATFYSREGNKSFPVIIYIATNKNKHWLGEAPLQKIAKQISECSGPNGHNVEYLLRLAEFMHRYLPEAHDEHLFTLELLVRSRIKETNMCLDTLMGKRDFNIDLEDVEIDAKDDSDLVTNNSTNNLRKNSFQFTLQVPDKTLRCLKM; encoded by the exons ATGGAAGCTAGGAACAACAATGAGAATTTTCTGTGGGTGTTTGGATATGGATCTTTGTGCTGGCATCCAGGTTTTAAATACAAAAGAAGCGCTGTGGGACACATTAAGGGATTCAATAGAAGATTTTGGCAAGGGAATACGACTCATCGTGGGACGATAGAAAAG CCTGGACGAGTAGCGACGCTGGTCGAGGAAAAAGAG GGCATTGTTTACGGCCGGGCTTTCCAAGTTCAAGACACTGCAGCATTTCCTTACTTGGAAAATCGTGAGTGTACTTTAGGGGGATATATGACGACGATTGCCACGTTTTATAGTCGTGAAGGAAACAAGAGCTTTCCAGTCATCATTTACATTGCTACCAACAAGAATAAACATTGGCTCGGTGAGGCGCCGCTTCAGAAGATCGCTAAGCAAATTTCTGAATGTTCCGGCCCGAATGGACATAACGTCGAGTATCTTTTACG ATTAGCAGAGTTTATGCATCGTTATCTACCAGAAGCCCACGACGAGCATTTGTTTACATTGGAATTATTAGTACGTTCGAGGATAAAGGAAACGAACATGTGTCTGGATACGTTAATGGGCAAGCGAGACTTCAATATCGACCTGGAGGACGTCGAGATCGATGCCAAGGATGACAGTGACTTAGTCACCAATAACTCAACCAATAATCTCAGGAAAAATTCCTTCCAATTCACTCTTCAAGTACCTGATAAGACTTTGCGTTGCCTCAAAATGTAA